The genomic region CTTAaaaagttcatatggcagaatcTATACTGAAAAATACCCCTAACCATTCTACATTATTTCCGTTTGTAAACAATGTACGCGTCGTCTTAGATTTTGAATGTAAAATCTAGTTAAAATTCATCGATAATGATAGACCGGATTCAAGCTagtcatgaaaagaaaaaaaaaaatgtcatgataATCTGCCATGAAAATACCATCACATCCCATGACGCGTAATTCTCAGGCGCAGAACGGCCGAGCGATTCCCTTGGTGGATATAAAAGCTTGAACTCCCTTTGGCCCGAAGCACAGTCTGGCCTGTCTTCATACCAGAAAGCTTTGCACGATGGTAAGCATGCTTTAAGTGAGTGCGTGTGCTTGCTTCCGCACATCCGTTTGTgcgagcacacactcacacgttcatatacagtatatcgACATACACaactgcatacatacaaacatgtatgtgtatatatatgtacgcacacacatatatatgtgtataaatatataaatatgtatgtgtgcttatatatacatgtatacatatatataaatatatacaggcacacacacacacacacacacacacacacacacacacacacacacacacacacacacacacacccacgtatataaatgtataaatatatatacacatatatacatatgtatatggaggcggttatggtggcggccgtggaggaggctatggaggtgGTTATGGTAGCGGCTACGGAGGAGGCCGTGGAGGCTATGGTGGTGGTTATGGCGGCGGTCGTGGAGGCGGCTATGGTGGCGGATATGGGTACGGGAAATAATCACTtccaattataataaatatatatgcatatccacatccatgtaaatgcatacatatatgaatgtctatatatatgtatattatatgaaaatatatacaaacgaatacatatatatatatatatatatacacacatgtaagtgtatatatgcacacacacacacaggcacacaaacacgtgcacacacacgcgcacacacacacacacacatatatatatatacatatatatctgtgtgtatgtctatatatatatgaacacgtacacacacacacacacacacacacacacacacacatatatatatatatatatatatgaaaggagaaaactacCGTGTTGatcctatggtagaaaaacccacaatgtaaaactatttttcaattaatttagttttacattgtgggtttttctaccatatatatatatatatatatatatatgtatatatatcagccaCATGTAAGCCTCATTTGGTTTGTgttgctaaataaaaaaaaaaaaatgtaaataccaAATCAAAAGCCGAAATATAAACTCATTCTAAGGTACAAGTTTTAGAACGAGTAATATGTATAAACTACTGACTTATTCCCGGATTCTATACTGAATCAAAAGTttcgaatatatattatatatattatacagtatactCAGTGGTTTGAAATGTAAGCGTAACAAGTACATACACTATAGGCTCAATGGAAAGTTTTTATCACATACTCAGTGAAATGTATAAATCATTGGCATATTCCTGTCAGAATCTCAATCCCCTACATTATTAATCTAACTCTGTCTATACCGTTTCTTCCATCTATTATGTTCTTTCCACTTATTTTTCACTACGTTGTTACAATCTGGCTTACCGTATTTTGTTCCGTTTCAGAAATACACTCTCGCACTTCTGCTGGTGGCAGCCATGGTGGCCTGTGTCCTGGCAGGAGGTAGTAGATATGGTGGCtatggaggaggctatggaggcggttatggtggcggccgtggaggaggctatggaggcggttatggtggcggccgtggaggaggctatggaggcggttatggtggcggccgtggaggaggctatggaggtgGTTATGGTGGCGGCTACGGAGGAGGCCGTGGAGGCTATGGTGGTGGTTATGGCGGCGGTCGTGAAGGCGGCTATGGTGGCGGATATGGGTACGGGAAATAATCACTTCCAATTATAATAATTCAACTTGTTAAAAAGCTACATATGTATCCATCCGTCATATAACATCATTAACGAATCAAGTATCAGTGTGTGACATAATTCCCAAAACTTTTAATACACTGCTGATATTTAATACCCTTTTTTGTTCAGCAGTTGTTACCAcagatgatgacaatagtaacttTAATAGAAAACTGCAATGGACATGATgaatgaacaatgataatgaacataagtacgtattattgatagtaatagtaattgtagttataatgctaatgatcttGATAGCAACCACGAAAATACTGATTGTAACggcaatgatattaacgataaagttaatgattatgataactaataataatagtaataccaataatggcaTGTGAAATAGGATGattaacaaataatagtaatgatgataatgatgaatatgataaaggtaataataacaataatagtagtaaaattatAGGAAATAGAGATATCAGAGAaaggatagtaatggtaataataatagtaatttcactgatgaaaatattgataaaacaggcaatgttaatgatagcaatagatgacgctgacaataataatggcatcaatAAAAATCAGTTcctgtgataatgaaaacaacaacttcAATTGTCACTATTATACCaataaacaacactaataatgaatacacatatttctgatgaagatataatcaaaaccggtcaaaaaTATTTCTTGCATTATAAAAATAAGATTTTTCCTGCAATTGTTGCAATGAACACTATtcccacagacacgcacacacacacacacatacacacacacacacacacacacacacacacacacacacacacacacacacacacaaggaccaaACTGGGCCAATTAAACAATCTTCTGTCATACAAAAAGATTGGACCCATTCACTATGGAGCAGATATTGAGCAAGCTGCACACCGGAAGGTCAAAATAATGTACAATGGTTGGCGTTTCACTGTGTATCACCGTGTGGGTATTTAATggtgcatacacacgcgcgcgtgcacacacacacacacaccatttatatttacacatacgtatatatatacacatatatatatacatatatatatatttatatatatatatatacgtgtatgtgtgtatgtgtgtggatgtgtgtgtgtgtatgtgtgtgtgtgtgtgtgtgtgtgtgtgtgtgccgtggaggaggctatggaggcggttatggtggcggccgtggaggaggctatggaggcggttatggtggcggccgtggaggaggctatggaggcggttatggtggcggccgtggaggaggctatggaggcggttatggtggcggccgtggaggaggctatggaggcggttatggtggcggccgtggaggaggctatggaggcggttatggtggcggccgtggaggaggctatggaggcggttatggtggcggccgtggaggaggctatggaggcggttatggtggcggccgtggaggaggctatggaggcggttatggtggcggccgtggaggaggctatggaggcggttatggtggcggccgtggaggaggctatggaggcggttatggtggcggccgtggaggaggctatggaggcggttatggtggcggccgtggaggaggctatggaggcggttatggtggcggccgtggaggaggctatggaggcggttatggtggcggccgtggaggaggctatggaggcggttatggtggcggccgtggaggaggctatggaggcggttatggtggcggccgtggaggaggctatggaggcggttatggtggcggccgtggaggaggctatggaggcggttatggtggcggccgtggaggaggctatggaggcggttatggtggcggccgtggaggaggctatggaggcggttatggtggcggccgtggaggaggctatggaggcggttatggtggcggccgtggaggaggctatggaggcggttatggtggcggccgtggaggaggctatggaggcggttatggtggcggccgtggaggaggctatggaggcggttatggtggcggccgtggaggaggctatggaggcggttatggtggcggccgtggaggaggctatggaggcggttatggtggcggccgtggaggaggctatggaggcggttatggtggcggccgtggaggaggctatggaggcggttatggtggcggccgtggaggaggctatggaggcggttatggtggcggccgtggaggaggctatggaggcggttatggtggcggccgtggaggaggctatggaggcggttatggtggcggccgtggaggaggctatggaggcggttatggtggcggccgtggaggaggctatggaggcggttatggtggcggccgtggaggaggctatggaggcggttatggtggcggccgtggaggaggctatggaggcggttatggtggcggccgtggaggaggctatggaggcggttatggtggcggccgtggaggaggctatggaggcggttatggtggcggccgtggaggaggctatggaggcggttatggtggcggccgtggaggaggctatggaggcggttatggtggcggccgtggaggaggctatggaggcggttatggtggcggccgtggaggaggctatggaggcggttatggtggcggccgtggaggaggctatggaggcggttatggtggcggccgtggaggaggctatggaggcggttatggtggcggccgtggaggaggctatggaggcggttatggtggcggccgtggaggaggctatggaggcggttatggtggcggccgtggaggaggctatggaggcggttatggtggcggccgtggaggaggctatggaggcggttatggtggcggccgtggaggaggctatggaggcggttatggtggcggccgtggaggaggctatggaggcggttatggtggcggccgtggaggaggctatggaggcggttatggtggcggccgtggaggaggctatggaggcggttatggtggcggccgtggaggaggctatggaggcggttatggtggcggccgtggaggaggctatggaggcggttatggtggcggccgtggaggaggctatggaggcggttatggtggcggccgtggaggaggctatggaggcggttatggtggcggccgtggaggaggctatggaggcggttatggtggcggccgtggaggaggctatggaggcggttatggtggcggccgtggaggaggctatggaggcggttatggtggcggccgtggaggaggctatggaggcggttatggtggcggccgtggaggaggctatggaggcggttatggtggcggccgtggaggaggctatggaggcggttatggtggcggccgtggaggaggctatggaggcggttatggtggcggccgtggaggaggctatggaggcggttatggtggcggccgtggaggaggctatggaggcggttatggtggcggccgtggaggaggctatggaggcggttatggtggcggccgtggaggaggctatggaggcggttatggtggcggccgtggaggaggctatggaggcggttatggtggcggccgtggaggaggctatggaggcggttatggtggcggccgtggaggaggctatggaggcggttatggtggcggccgtggaggaggctatggaggcggttatggtggcggccgtggaggaggctatggaggcggttatggtggcggccgtggaggaggctatggaggcggttatggtggcggccgtggaggaggctatggaggcggttatggtggcggccgtggaggaggctatggaggcggttatggtggcggccgtggaggaggctatggaggcggttatggtggcggccgtggaggaggctatggaggcggttatggtggcggccgtggaggaggctatggaggcggttatggtggcggccgtggaggaggctatggaggcggttatggtggcggccgtggaggaggctatggaggcggttatggtggcggccgtggaggaggctatggaggcggttatggtggcggccgtggaggaggctatggaggcggttatggtggcggccgtggaggaggctatggaggcggttatggtggcggccgtggaggaggctatggaggcggttatggtggcggccgtggaggaggctatggaggcggttatggtggcggccgtggaggaggctatggaggcggttatggtggcggccgtggaggaggctatggaggcggttatggtggcggccgtggaggaggctatggaggcggttatggtggcggccgtggaggaggctatggaggcggttatggtggcggccgtggaggaggctatggaggcggttatggtggcggccgtggaggaggctatggaggcggttatggtggcggccgtggaggaggctatggaggcggttatggtggcggccgtggaggaggctatggaggcggttatggtggcggccgtggaggaggctatggaggcggttatggtggcggccgtggaggaggctatggaggcggttatggtggcggccgtggaggaggctatggaggcggttatggtggcggccgtggaggaggctatggaggcggttatggtggcggccgtggaggaggctatggaggcggttatggtggcggccgtggaggaggctatggaggcggttatggtggcggccgtggaggaggctatggaggcggttatggtggcggccgtggaggaggctatggaggcggttatggtggcggccgtggaggaggctatggaggcggttatggtggcggccgtggaggaggctatggaggcggttatggtggcggccgtggaggaggctatggaggcggttatggtggcggccgtggaggaggctatggaggcggttatggtggcggccgtgagatatatatacacatacgtaataAAGATGTCAGAGTAAGTATCCATCAAATTActgttgtatgcgtgtgtgtgtatgtgtacgttggTTTGtaagtacatacattatatgatcAATGAAAGGGAATAAATCATATACTCAATGAAActtaaatgatatatattcttaaaaataaAAGTCAAGCTAATTATATACCAAAATActggtgaaaaaaaaggaatacgaaATAGAGAACAAAACATAAAC from Penaeus chinensis breed Huanghai No. 1 chromosome 39, ASM1920278v2, whole genome shotgun sequence harbors:
- the LOC125046440 gene encoding glycine-rich cell wall structural protein-like; translation: MEVVMVAATEEAVEAMVVVMAAVVKAAMVADMDIEQAAHRKVKIMYNGWRFTVYHRGYGGGRGGGYGGGYGGGRGGGYGGGYGGGRGGGYGGGYGGGRGGGYGGGYGGGRGGGYGGGYGGGRGGGYGGGYGGGRGGGYGGGYGGGRGGGYGGGYGGGRGGGYGGGYGGGRGGGYGGGYGGGRGGGYGGGYGGGRGGGYGGGYGGGRGGGYGGGYGGGRGGGYGGG